The following is a genomic window from Chitinophaga caseinilytica.
TTACGTTCCGCGTGGCGTTGCGGACAACGAGCTCCATGCCGGTCGCCTTCACGCTGTCGCGGTTAACGCCGAAGGATTGCTGGGCTTTGAGGGATGGGAGGGTTACACAGCAAGCGGCTGTGAAAACAATTTGCTTCAACATAGAATTGCATTTTCGAAAGTGTCTAATGTAGATCAGGGTGCATATCCGGAAGAGGTATTACAAAGTGCTAGGCACAGGTCCGGTTAACGCGGAGTTATTGGGTTCGGTTCATGGCTAAGGTTTGCGCAAGCGCGGTTTTTCGGAAGGGGATAACCGGGCCTGCAGGTACGGGATAATAATGTTATGAAGCCGAAAATAAGAAAAATTGATTGATTTTCAAGGGTTCTTTTTTGTAAAATTTAAGCAGGAATCTCCTTTCAGGGAGCCATGTTTTGACGGGGCGTAAATACTAATTATATTGAAGGATGGCAATTCGGTTGAAGCTGAACGGACGGGTGGATGTGAAAATCTATCAAAAGGAATTAATGGCCTGCGACTGGTTTCATATCCCTCCTGATGAAATAGTCATCAAGAATTTAATGTAGATATTGTTTGGTATCGCAGGCCCCTCCTCAAAAACTACTTAGCAAATGGACAAAGTTTCAATCGCGCTGAAGTATTCAAAATTTTCTGATTCTATAGAAGATATATCTAATGAATTGGTATTGGTACCGACTGATTCAAATGTAAAAGGGGAAAGATATTCGCTCAAATCCCATGATGGGAGGATTGAAAAACAGTATCAGTATAACTATTGGGAATATCGATTCGTGATTGAAACAGATGTATGGATACAAACAATTGCCAATTCATTCGTTGATGAAGTTGTTGAGCCCAGGAAGGAGCAGCTGAAGCGCATTGCTTCGAATGGGCAATTAGAGTTCTTTATTAGCGCGGAATTATATGGCATGGCCAACCCCGGTTTTCACTTTGAAAAGGAAACAATTGCATTGCTGGCTTATATTGGGGCGGAAATTGATATAGATCTTTACAATTTCACAGCGAAGGGTTAGCAAGCACGCCACCTTACACCCAAACTACCGTAATGAAAAAGAAGAGCCCCTGGATAGATGTTATCATCAAAGTACTAAACGGCGAAAAGAATATCGCGTCCCCGTTCGATGCACAGGGGACAATCGAAAGTTTCTTTGTGGTCGTTATAAAGGAAGAACGCCTCGGCTGGGGCCGAATATGGTGTTCAGCCACACGCAGAGGCATCCATTTATGCAGAATGGTGGTGCCGGACAACGTCCATTATTTTTATGATGAAGAAGCAAACGCAGCCTGCAATAATTTGCCGGAAATTACACTGGAGGATTTTACCTGACTACTATATTATTTTTGTTCGTCGAAACAACTGAAAGACGAAAACAATTGAATACGCTGATTATGAATGATGTAATCAATATGAATACGGGGCTGGATGTAGCCGGCCTGGAAGAGGAAGACGCCCTCGCTCTGGAGGGCTCCTTCAAAGCCATACTTAAATACGGCCCGGAGATTGTAACCGATACATCCATCTCCAGTACAATTTTAGCAAAGCTTATAGAAAACCGCCTGTTCAACAGCCGGGCTACGGTCCGCATCGTAAATTCTTTCCGGTTGCAAAAGGAGGCGTTCGATTATTTCATCCTCCAGGTGGAGATCGATCACGGTTTCAGGGATTCGAAGAAGAACGGAAATACAAACCGGGATAGGGAATACCAAATCTGGGGCTACGGGAAATCGCGGATCGCATTCGGGGATGTACTGCTGCGGAGACTGGCATTCGTGGATAAACTGCTCAACCGGTTTACCTCCGGGCGGATCAAATTCGATTACTCTCCAGCATTTAACGCGAAATATTACCTTATTTCTGCTGGAAAGGATTTGATTTTGAAGCATTTTGAACCACCATTCGTGGCGGCAGTCGCCCAATCAGATGAGCTCATCATGTTGGTGAATGGGGAGGATGTCATCATTGGTTTTCCCGTAATTATTAACGATCAGAATACAGTAACGCTTCAAAAGATTATGTCCTCGGCCAGTTTTCTGGCAAAATCAATGATGTAGATTTTGATCTTATCCTGCTAAGCCAAAAGGCGTCCGCGCGCTTGCAATTGCACGTAGGGTCATGGCTGAAAAAATCCCGGCGCTGCACCCACACCGCCACAAAAATCTTTTAAATTTTTTTCGGGAAGGAGAGCGGCAAACATTTTAATCCGTCTACCCTCAACCCATCGTTCCACACTGCATTTGACTCACTTAAACATATATATATAATTATATATTAAGCTTATAATCAATGCGTTCGTAGGTCATGACGTTTTGAAATATAAGAATTAACCATATATTTACACCGCGGTTTACCTATACCGACTACCTATGCAAACTGAACGTCCGACGAAGCCCTTGACGCCGCCTGAATTTTGGCGCCCATTGCCAGCGGATGGCCTTTTGCCCCGGCAGACAGCAACGAACACTTAACAGACAATCGTATGGATATTATTGCGTACCAGGACTTTCACGCCATTCGCCTGAGCGATTTTTACGATGGTCCTGATTACCAGGAAGTGGAAGATTATGATTTCATGGGGGAAATTTGGGTAGGAGAGCTGTGCGGCTTCAACACCTTCCTGCGACCGGTTTCCATCCCCGATGAAACCCGCGCCATTTCACTCGACTTTACAAAAGATCACGACGGCATGGCCATGCGCGTCCTCGAAGCACTGCAACTCCCGCTGCCGGCCAATTGCTCGCAGGCGCAAATGACCTCCATCCTCGGAGATCCCAAAAAAGTCGTGAAACTGGCGAAAGACACCGTCACCATGGACTTCATCATCGGCGACCGCTTCCGCTATTCACTGTCCTGCACGATCCACCAGCAAAACGGGCTCATGTACCTCGACGTGGTGAACGAAACCGGCGTTCTTCAAAAAACTCCCAAAAAGAAAAAAACCAAAGAAGAAAAGATATAACTTTCGTATAAATCTATTTTCGTGCGAAGCTATACCTTATTCCTTGTTTGTTTACTGTCCCTGCCTGCCAGCGTTGCAGCGCAGGACAGTCTGCTGGCCAAAGCACAGGCAATGCCCGAAAAATATCTGCAACAGGTCACCGGTAAATCGAAAAAATACGAACGTCAGGTAGAAAAACGTACCCGGCAAGCGCTCGACCGGATGATGCGGCAGGAGAAAAAGCTTCAGGCCAAACTGATGAAGGCGGACTCCCTGGCCGCTAAAAACCTCTTCACCGGTTCGCTGGACTCTATGCGTAACCTGCAAGCCCGGCTCAGCAGTAAAACGCAGGCAGCAACCCGTTTACTCAATGGGCAAACCGGCGGCTACCTGGACACGCTCACAAATACCCTCGGGTTCCTCAAAGACGCAAAAGGCCTGCTCGGCAAAGCCGGCGATGTGAAAGGAAAACTCGGTAAATCGATCGAACAGGTGAAGTCGCTGCAAGACAAGCTGAAACAGGCCGAACAAGTCCGCAACTACATCCGCGAGCGCCGGAACCTCCTCAAATCCCAACTGGGCCAGTATGCCAACATGACCAAAGACCTCCAGAAAATCAACAAGGAGGCTTACTATTACGCCCAGCAACTCAAGGAATATCAGTCCGTTTTCAGTGACC
Proteins encoded in this region:
- a CDS encoding DUF4279 domain-containing protein, with amino-acid sequence MDKVSIALKYSKFSDSIEDISNELVLVPTDSNVKGERYSLKSHDGRIEKQYQYNYWEYRFVIETDVWIQTIANSFVDEVVEPRKEQLKRIASNGQLEFFISAELYGMANPGFHFEKETIALLAYIGAEIDIDLYNFTAKG